The Syntrophobotulus glycolicus DSM 8271 DNA window GAAAAGCACCCCATCCAGGTGATCGATTTCATGTTGAAATGCCCGGGCCAAAAAACCTTCTCCGGCATATTGAACAAGATTCCCTTCTCTGTCCTGGCATTGGACAACAACCTTGGCCGACCGTTTTACCTCCCCTTGTATCCCCGGGATACTGAGGCATCCCTCTTTATCTATTTCTTCACCGTATCTCTCAATAATCACAGGATTGATCAGCTCAAAAAGACCGTCCCCGATATCCACTACTGCTACCCGTTTGGATATTCCAATCTGAGGCGCAGCCAAACCTACTCCTTGAGATGCGTAAAGGGTATCAGTAAGGTTTTCCAGCAGTTTCAAGATATTCGGCGTAATTTTTTTTACTTCCTGAGCTTTCTCCCTAAGAATATCTTCACCCATCTTCACGATTTGATAGACGGCCATATTAAAGATGACTCCTTTCTGTTGTCTGTGTTTATTCATTATACCTTGAATAGAGTGCTTAAGCAATTCAAGACTGTCTCTGTTCCTGCCCCATCAGGGTGATACCGGATTTACATCTATACTGATCTTGATCCCGCTGCTCAAACCTGCCTCAAAAAACTTTTTTACCCCTTTATAGGCCATCTCTCTGAGAATCTCGGGATCTTTTCCTTTGATGGATACCTGCCAACGATACTCATTTTTCAGTTTTGTCAAAACTGAAGGAGCAGGACCGAGGATCTGATAGCTCTCTGCTTTCAGCATTTCCTGTTCATTTTTCAGGCATACCGCAAGTTCACCGGCCGCCCGGGCAACTTTGTCTTCTTTCTCATGATAAAGCAGGATACGCAAAATATGGGCAAAAGGAGGGTAGGCCCTTTCTTTTCGGAAGGCAATCTCTTCCCAGAAAAAAGAGGGATAATCATGCCTGGCTGCATGGAGAATAGAACGGTCGTCAGGAGAATACGTCTGGATCACGACCTCCCCTGGTTTCTCTCTGCGTCCTGCCCTGCCGGCAACCTGAGTCAGGAGCTGAAAGGCCCTTTCTCTGGAACGGAAATCAGGCATATTGAGTATTTGGTCAGCCGCAATCACCCCGACAAGAGTAACATCGGGGAAATCCAATCCCTTGGCCAGCATCTGAGTCCCTACCAATACCGCAGGTTTAGTCCTGCGAAATTCTTCGATGATCTCACGATGTTTTTGCGGTGCCGCTGTCGCATCGGCATCCAGCCTGAAAATCGGGACTCCGGGCAGAAATACCGCTGCTTCCTCTTCGACTTTCTGAGTGCCCTGGCCAAAAAATCGGATAAATTTGCTTCCGCATTCCGGACATTTGCTGTAAACCTCTGTCCGGTAATTGCAATAATGACAACACAGTTCCCCTGTTTGGCTGTGATAAGTAAGAGAAACATCACAGTTCGGACAGCGGGCCACATTGCCGCACTCCCGGCAAAATACAAACGTTGCGTAACCTCTTCTGTTCAAAAAGAGGATGCTTTGTTCTTTTTTATCCACTCTTTCCCGGAGTTTCCGGATGAGCAAATTGGAAAAAATACTTGTATTTCCCTGCGCCAATTCCTCTTTCATATCCACTGTCCGCACTAAGGGCATTTCCATCTGATTATACCTTCCCCTCAACGCAAGCAACTCAATTTTCCCTCTATGAGCAGCGGCATAAGCTTCCAGGGAAGGTGTGGCGCTCCCCAAAAGCACCAGTCCGCCGCTTTGTTCTATCCTGTACCGGGCCACATCCCGAGTATGATATTTTGGGTTTTCATCTTGTTTATATGCTGAATCATGTTCTTCATCCAAAATGATTAAGCGCAGGTTTGGCAGGGGAGCAAAAACAGCCGACCGCGCTCCAATCACAACTCTTTTCCTGCCCGCCAGAATATCCGACCAGATTTTTTCTTTCTCAGCCGGTTTGAGCCCTGAATGCACCACGCTCAGTTTATCCTCAAACAAGCAGAGAAAAGAAGCCGCGATTTGGGAGGTCAGTGAGATCTCGGGAACCAAAACAATGACATCCCCGCCCTGCTTCAGCACCCGTTCCGTCAAAGCCTTATAGATCTCCGTCTTGCCGCTGCCGGTTACTCCATGTAGTAAAACAGTATTCTTCTCTTTTTTTTCATAGGTTTTCCATATAGAATCGAGAACCTCTTCCTGCTCCCCGGTCAACCGAACCGTTTGACCTCCGCCGGCTGATACCGGGGGAAATTCGCTTACTGTTTCTTTCAGACGGTTTTCCGAACCCGGAACCTGGATCGTCCCCCTTAACCTTTTTTCCCCACTGAGCCGGGATGTTTTTCCGATCCACCCTTGTTGCAGGAGTTCGTTAATCAACTCCTGTGTCACCCCCGTTCTCTTTAACAGGATATTTTCGGGCAGACCTCCTTTGCGGGCTCTGTTCAGGGCGGCTAAAACTTTGTAAGAATCCGGATCGAGAAGCTTCATGACTTCTACATCCCCATCTTCCAGACCGGCTCTGGGAATAATAAAATCTTCTACCTTGCCGCGCAGGAACGGCCATACCGTATGCAGACACTGAGCAACAGAAGATACGGTCGTCTTGGCCATCCAACAAGCCAGCTCCATCAGTTCTCCCGGAATCAAAGCATCTTGATGGATAATCCTCTCAATCGGTTTGAGCATGGACTGCTTGACTTCTTCCGGTAAAATATCCGTTATTTGGACAACGAGCCCCTGAACTGCTCTCTGCCTCAAGGGAACAAGCAATGTCATCCCGGCTTTGACCGTCATTCCTTCCGGAATAAGATAATGGTAACTCCGATCCAATCTTCTGTTTGCCACATCTACCAATACTTCGGCATATTTTGCTGTTTCTTCCATGCCCGGCCACCACTTTCGCTTCCTGTTTTCATTCCGCCCTGATACCTTTTTGCCCGAACCTTACCGAAGTCAAGGATAACAGAATAAGAATAGAGAAATTTCAACTTTCATGAAATCCAGTCCGTTCTCACTTTATACGGAAGAATAGAAAAAACCCTGACCAAATTATGAAATAAATTGGCAAAGGTCCTCTATGATTCCATCAAATGAATACAATAAAATGACGATTTTCAACAATACTCCAGAAAACACTATATTCTGCAAGCAGGGATCTAATAGATATTTTCCTTAAGCTCCGCTATCTTATTATCAATCGCCTTGAGCAGGTCATCCCACTTTTTATCATAGCTTTCCAGAAAACCCCTGGGATCAGTATGGTCTGTCTCATGATACATCATTGAAATGCCATAGTGGCTGAATACATTATCCGTCGTATTCCAGCCATACCGGACACAGGCCTCGGCAACCAGGAGCACTGTGCGGTTCCAGACCTCCTGGAATTGAGCGGGATCTTTTGTTTTCGGCTCGCACATTTCGATTGAAAGATACCTATAGTTTGCCGTCGGGCCTGCATGCCAGGCCACTTCACTTTCCGGAATCATTCTGATGATTTCGGTCCAGTCCGCAACATAATGCGATGAGGCCTGACGGTCCCCGGAACTAAAATAACCATAAATTCTTTCGGCCGTTGCCCCTGGCGACGCGGTTGAATGGATTACAAAGCCCTTAGGCTCAAGAGCGGTACGCGGACGATTATATGAGATGAGCTTTTCGGAAATTCCGGCAAGCTCGGTGGCGTGGGAAATAAACGTTTTGGCCCCTTTCCCTGTTCCTGAGCTGGGAAGGATGTCTCCCTCGCCATCCGCATCAGCGAAAATCCGAAAGGCATAGTTTCCTACACCGGGTACAGTTTTATTTGCTAGCGTCAGGACAATTTTTTCGCCGGCGGCTGCCGTTATTCCCGAAATGCTTAATTTCCGTCCCTCATCCAAAACCTGTTTTGCCATCAGGGAGTCCTCCCCGCCACTGCCGATTTTAATCTTATCCAGCTCGGGAGCAGCGGTAATCTGTGCCGGCAAAACATATTCCAGAGTGCCATTGTCCATAGCGGAGGCTAAAGTATAAGTCAGGGTCACTGTTTGCGTATTGCCGTTTACAGAGCTTGTCGGTGTAATTTCCAGCATCCCGTCGGGCGTCTCTTCCTGTCCCGCGATGATTTTCAGGACGTTCAAACTCACGACACCTTCTCCGCCGAGTCCCGTTATTCTTGCGGCAGATGTCATTTTAGTTTTCAAATAGCTTTTCGTATACTGCGGAACCTCTTTGCTGACAAGAATCAGAGGTGAAGACGTATTTGCGGCGAGAACGGCTCCCGTTAAAGCGTCCGCAAATTCATTCCCTTTCGGTCCGCCTCCGACAGCCGCATAAACGTGGGAAAAATCAAAATCGGTTTCGAAATTTTTCATGACATTAATATTCGTCTCATAGCGGTCAACCCCCTCAAGTCTGACCGCTCCCGGGACAGCACTCTCAATTTGGCTGCTGATTGCTCCTTCGCCGCCGATGACATAAGTTTTGGTGATTTTTTGTTCGGATATGTATTCTTTCACCTGGTCCGGCAGGTTATTCCGGTTTGTAAGCAAAATCGGCATCCCGAGCTTGGATGCGACAACCGATATGGAAAGGGCATCCGGATAATTTTGTCCTGTCGCCAGAACAGCCTTGGTACCGGATAATTCCCGGGCTATTTTCACCGAAGTCTCATACCTGTTGCTGCCGCTCAATCTTGTGATCTCTTTTATGCCGCTTTCCTTGAGGGTTTTTTCTATACCTTCCGAAACGGCCCCTGTGCCTCCGGTAATGATGACATGCTTCGCTCCGAGCCTTTTAATTTCTTCAAGCGTACTCTGACTGATTTCCGCCGGCTGGGTCATCAAAATAGGCGCATTATACTTAGAAGCTAACGGTCCTGCACATAACGCATCGGCAAAATCGTCTCCCCTGGCCAGAACGACATAATCAGATTGCTCCCATCCCTTTTGGGATATGGCATTGGCAGTGATATACCGGTCCGATCCTGAGATCCGATCAATATTGTTTGTGTCCGCATAAGCCCTGCTTGGCTCCAGCCCGTAGAAAATAACAAGACAAATTGTCCAAAAGAACACAAAAAGCTTTAGACAGTTTTTTGGATTCATCTACTTAATTCTCTTTCTTTTTACTTCTTTCGTCATTTAAATTCTATTTCTTGCCAATTATCATTATATTCTAAAGAGATTCCATTATGCAAACCTCCGGATATGCCATAATATGCAATTATTTTTCATATCATTCATTATTCTGCAGATAACTGCCTGTTATTTATTTTGCCAGTTTAGCCGGCAGGTTCCAAATCAGCGCTGAACATTAGAACCAAAACTTGGGATAATCCCTGTGAAAAACAAAGCGGTTCAGCAGGATACTGATCACTGTTAAAATCAAGGCACCGGTCAGCATTATTTTCCTTATCCGAAAATACCGCGCAAATATTCTTCAAGCCCGGTTCTTATCGGCATAAAATAAATATTGTCTTTACGGCTTTCCGTTAAGGCCAAAGCCTGTTTGGCAAAGTTCACATTCCATTTTAAGGTTGGCTCAAATCCCCGGGGAAAAACCACATTGTTTTTGGTTTCCCAATAATTCACCGATTTTTCACCGGTTACAGGAGAAATTCCCCAGAAAACCTCGCAACCATCCAGGATCTCCGCATAAATTTCCATTAACCTTAAATCAAAAAACGGCTGGGTAAAAAAACCGTCTGCTCCGGCCTCAAGCTTTCTCCGGATATATTCAAGTTCTTCCCGCACACTTTTTCTGTAAGGATCTACCGCGGCATAGACCTTTATTCCCGGCATTTCCCTTTTGAATTTTTTAATGACCTCGATACTGGTTGAAGGGTAGATTTTTTTCGTCATATCCTGAGGCAGATCCCCGGTAACAACCAAAACCTGATTAATCTTGTGTTCAATTAAAAACCCTTGCATCGGCAGCTCATCGGAGAGCTTAATATCCATAGCCCGGATATGGGGAATGACATCCTGAAAATACCTTTGAGCGATCCTGCAGCCTTCCCAGCTGCGAAGATCAAACCTGAGCAGGTCGGGAAAATTAATCGTTTTGATCAAGGGAAATCTGCTATTAATTAAGGATAACTCAGAGATTAATGACCGTTCATCCCTGGGTACCAACTCAACCGCAATCTTGTTCATTTTATGGCCCCTTCCTTTTCTATTCTGATTAGATCAACTGTTCTGCTAACGAACAAAATGTGTTGACTTTGACGTTACGTTATCGTTTATGCTAAAGATAACCTGATCAGGATATCCTATTCGACAGAGGTGATGACATGACCTTCAAAATTAAAGAGGTCGCCGACTTGGCAGGAATAAGTGTGCGCACACTCCATCATTATGACCGGCTTGGTTTGCTTAAACCTGAGTCCACCAGCGCAGCGGGGTACAGGCTTTATTCGGATCAGAACCTGGAGCAATTGCAGCAGATTCTTTTCTTTAAGGAGCTGGGATTCAGCCTCAAGGAAATAAAAGCCTTCCTTGCCGATCCGGATTTTAATCACCAACAAGCCTTAAGAGCTCACCATAAGCTCCTTCTGGAAAAAAAGAAAAGGCTGGGAGCAATCATTTCTCTGGTGGAAAAAACGCTGAACGCAAAAGAAGGAGGAAAAATAAGCATGTCTAAAAAAGAAATGTTTGAAGCCTTTGATCTGGCCGAAATAGAAAAGCACCAACAACAATACGCCGAGGAAACAAAACAAAAATATGGCGGTTCAGAAGCTTACCGCGAAAGCCAAAAGAGAACCTCATCCTATACCAAAGAGGACTGGGCAAGGATTCAGGCTGAGCGTAATGAAATTTATCAAAATCTTGCTTTCCTGATGGACAGGGATGTCGCCGACCCTGAGGTTCAAGAGACAATCGGAAAATGGCGCCGGCATATTTCTGATCACTTTTATCACTGTACTCCGGAGATCTTCCGGGGACTTGGGGAATTATATGTGCAGGACGAACGTTTCACCGCGAATATTGATCAATTCAAGCCCGGTCTTGCCAAGTTCTTTCGTGAAGGGATTAAATTTTATTGTGATGAACGGTAAAATATAGCCGTTAAGAATGTCTGACGGAACTGTGGCTAACTGTACAATATTTTGGGTTTAAAATTGGGTCCGACAACCGTATTGTAACTTTTTCAGTGGCAATGTCACTCAATTTTAACATTGCCACTGATTGCTTTTTCAAAAACATGATTTGAATCTGTGAAATATAGGTCCTCGATTTTCCATTTATCCGTTAATTTACTGAAATGGATTGAACATTTCTGTTCTTCAATTCTACCATGATCTGATATGAACAAGGTTACTTCTCCTTTTGGATAACCATCGTCCACATAAACTGTAAGATCTTTATACTCCTGTAGATAGATATGATCTTGTTTCAGCTTAGTCATTCTGGATAGCCAAATTTCTTTCGCTTCTTCGTAAGAAGTTTCAGGTTTAACGTCATCGCCTGCATCATAATAATCGACAAATTTAAAGGCTTTCTCAAAATTTCCCTTCTCCACTTCATTGAAAAAGTTTCGGACTCCACAATAATTCAAGATGATTTCTTGACCTGAAAAAGCCAATACCCCTCCAACAATGATTATAAAAGCAATGGCGACAAACAATAATTTTTTCATTATCCTTTTTCTCACCTCACTTTAATGATCATTGTGCAAATTGGATCATTTGGCTGTCAACAAGGCACAGCTTGTATAAAAATATTTCAACGTCTTGTATGC harbors:
- the def gene encoding peptide deformylase, with the protein product MAVYQIVKMGEDILREKAQEVKKITPNILKLLENLTDTLYASQGVGLAAPQIGISKRVAVVDIGDGLFELINPVIIERYGEEIDKEGCLSIPGIQGEVKRSAKVVVQCQDREGNLVQYAGEGFLARAFQHEIDHLDGVLFVDLAPEVYKV
- the priA gene encoding replication restart helicase PriA; translation: MEETAKYAEVLVDVANRRLDRSYHYLIPEGMTVKAGMTLLVPLRQRAVQGLVVQITDILPEEVKQSMLKPIERIIHQDALIPGELMELACWMAKTTVSSVAQCLHTVWPFLRGKVEDFIIPRAGLEDGDVEVMKLLDPDSYKVLAALNRARKGGLPENILLKRTGVTQELINELLQQGWIGKTSRLSGEKRLRGTIQVPGSENRLKETVSEFPPVSAGGGQTVRLTGEQEEVLDSIWKTYEKKEKNTVLLHGVTGSGKTEIYKALTERVLKQGGDVIVLVPEISLTSQIAASFLCLFEDKLSVVHSGLKPAEKEKIWSDILAGRKRVVIGARSAVFAPLPNLRLIILDEEHDSAYKQDENPKYHTRDVARYRIEQSGGLVLLGSATPSLEAYAAAHRGKIELLALRGRYNQMEMPLVRTVDMKEELAQGNTSIFSNLLIRKLRERVDKKEQSILFLNRRGYATFVFCRECGNVARCPNCDVSLTYHSQTGELCCHYCNYRTEVYSKCPECGSKFIRFFGQGTQKVEEEAAVFLPGVPIFRLDADATAAPQKHREIIEEFRRTKPAVLVGTQMLAKGLDFPDVTLVGVIAADQILNMPDFRSRERAFQLLTQVAGRAGRREKPGEVVIQTYSPDDRSILHAARHDYPSFFWEEIAFRKERAYPPFAHILRILLYHEKEDKVARAAGELAVCLKNEQEMLKAESYQILGPAPSVLTKLKNEYRWQVSIKGKDPEILREMAYKGVKKFFEAGLSSGIKISIDVNPVSP
- a CDS encoding cell wall-binding repeat-containing protein — protein: MNPKNCLKLFVFFWTICLVIFYGLEPSRAYADTNNIDRISGSDRYITANAISQKGWEQSDYVVLARGDDFADALCAGPLASKYNAPILMTQPAEISQSTLEEIKRLGAKHVIITGGTGAVSEGIEKTLKESGIKEITRLSGSNRYETSVKIARELSGTKAVLATGQNYPDALSISVVASKLGMPILLTNRNNLPDQVKEYISEQKITKTYVIGGEGAISSQIESAVPGAVRLEGVDRYETNINVMKNFETDFDFSHVYAAVGGGPKGNEFADALTGAVLAANTSSPLILVSKEVPQYTKSYLKTKMTSAARITGLGGEGVVSLNVLKIIAGQEETPDGMLEITPTSSVNGNTQTVTLTYTLASAMDNGTLEYVLPAQITAAPELDKIKIGSGGEDSLMAKQVLDEGRKLSISGITAAAGEKIVLTLANKTVPGVGNYAFRIFADADGEGDILPSSGTGKGAKTFISHATELAGISEKLISYNRPRTALEPKGFVIHSTASPGATAERIYGYFSSGDRQASSHYVADWTEIIRMIPESEVAWHAGPTANYRYLSIEMCEPKTKDPAQFQEVWNRTVLLVAEACVRYGWNTTDNVFSHYGISMMYHETDHTDPRGFLESYDKKWDDLLKAIDNKIAELKENIY
- a CDS encoding methylenetetrahydrofolate reductase, with amino-acid sequence MNKIAVELVPRDERSLISELSLINSRFPLIKTINFPDLLRFDLRSWEGCRIAQRYFQDVIPHIRAMDIKLSDELPMQGFLIEHKINQVLVVTGDLPQDMTKKIYPSTSIEVIKKFKREMPGIKVYAAVDPYRKSVREELEYIRRKLEAGADGFFTQPFFDLRLMEIYAEILDGCEVFWGISPVTGEKSVNYWETKNNVVFPRGFEPTLKWNVNFAKQALALTESRKDNIYFMPIRTGLEEYLRGIFG
- a CDS encoding MerR family transcriptional regulator; the protein is MTFKIKEVADLAGISVRTLHHYDRLGLLKPESTSAAGYRLYSDQNLEQLQQILFFKELGFSLKEIKAFLADPDFNHQQALRAHHKLLLEKKKRLGAIISLVEKTLNAKEGGKISMSKKEMFEAFDLAEIEKHQQQYAEETKQKYGGSEAYRESQKRTSSYTKEDWARIQAERNEIYQNLAFLMDRDVADPEVQETIGKWRRHISDHFYHCTPEIFRGLGELYVQDERFTANIDQFKPGLAKFFREGIKFYCDER
- a CDS encoding DUF4878 domain-containing protein, producing the protein MKKLLFVAIAFIIIVGGVLAFSGQEIILNYCGVRNFFNEVEKGNFEKAFKFVDYYDAGDDVKPETSYEEAKEIWLSRMTKLKQDHIYLQEYKDLTVYVDDGYPKGEVTLFISDHGRIEEQKCSIHFSKLTDKWKIEDLYFTDSNHVFEKAISGNVKIE